Within Streptomyces antibioticus, the genomic segment ATGAACCTCCTCAGCGTCGGCACCGACTGGCAACAGGTCATCAAGGGCCTGGCCCTGCTGGCCGCGGTCGGCTTCGACGTGTGGAACAAGCGCAAGTCCGGTTCGTAGGTCGACGATCAGGCCCCGCCCGCACGGCGGGGCCTGACCCTTACAGAGGGAGCCGCACATGGAACTGAACAGACGCACGGTCATCGCGGGCGCGGCGGCGGGTCTCGCCGCGACCACTCTGGGCTCCACGGCGGAGGCCGCCACCGGCCGGACCCCGTCGCGCAGGCTCTTCGGCACGCTCGCCGACGGCACCAAGGTCCACGTCTGGTCGCTCGCCAACGGCGGCACCCGGCTGAAGGTCCTCTCCTGGGGCGGCGTCGTGCAGTCCCTGGAGATCCCGGACCGGCACGGCCGGTACCGCAACGTCTCCCTCGGCTTCGGCACCATCGAGGAGTACGTCGCGAAGACCCCGTACTTCGGCGCGCTGATCGGCCGCTACGGCAACCGTATCGGCGGCGGGCGGTTCACCCTCGACGGCACGTCGTACCAGGTCAACGTGAACGACGGCGTGAACAGCCTGCACGGCGGCGCCCAGGGCTTCGACAAGCGGGTCTGGGACGTGGAGCCGTTCGTGAAGGGCTCCGACGTCGGCCTGTACCTGTACTACACCAGCGTCGACGGCGAGATGGGCTACCCGGGCACCCTCAAGGTGAAGGTGACCTACACCCTCACCCGGCACGGCGACTGGCGGATCGACTACGCGGCGACGACCACGAAGACCACGGTCGTCAACCTCACCAGCCACGTCTACTGGAACCTGGCCGGCGAGGGCAGCGGTTCGATCCACGACCACGAACTCTCCGTCGCCGCCGCCCGCTACACCCCCGTCGACTCGGGGCTGATCCCCACCGGCGAACTGGCGAAGGTCGCGGGCACGCCCTTCGACTTCCGGCGGGCCAAGGCGGTCGGCCGGGACATCCGCACCGCCCACCCCCAACTGCTGTACGGCAAGGGTTTCGACCACAACTGGGTCCTCGACAAGGGGATCACCGCACAGCCGGTCCCGGTGGCGACCCTGCGCGACCCGTCCTCCGGCCGCGCCCTGGGCATCGCCACCACCGAGCCGGGGCTCCAGTTCTACTCCGGCAACTTCCTCGACGGCACCCTCGTCGGCCCCGGCGGACACGTCTACCGCCAGGGCGACGGACTGTGCCTGGAGACCCAGCACTTCCCGGACTCGCCGAACAAGCCGTCCTTCCCGTCGACCACCCTTCGGCCAGGTCAGACATACCGGACGACGACGGTTCACACCTTCAGCACCCGGGGATGAGCACACATTTCTTTCACACCCCTTGAACAGGGTGAGGCACCCCTCCGTATCTAGAAGTGGCCCGCGCTCCCCCGCGCGGGCCACCCCAAGACGACGGGCCCGGACGTCCCCACCGGGCCCGCCCCATACGGAGGTTCCATGGCCGACAACGTCACCTCGTTGTTCCGCAGCACGGCGGCGCACAGCCCGTCGATGGCGGCGCTGACACGAGAAGGCGGCGAGGGAACCGGCCCGGTGGACTTCTGCATCCCCTGCAACCCCTACTTCCCCACCCCGGCGATGTTCGACGAGATGTCGGTCAGGTTCCGCGACATCATCACGTACTACCCGAGCAGCGCCGACACCATCACCTCCGAGCTGTGCAATCTGCTCCAACTCCCGCCGCAGGCCGTGGCGATGGGCAACGGCTCCACCGAGCTGATCACCTGGATCGACCATCTGCTGGTCCGTGAGTCCCTCGCCGTCCCCGTCCCCACCTTCGGCCGCTGGACCGACCAGCCCATGGAGACCGGCAAGCGGGTCGACATGTTCCCGCTCCAGGAGTCCAGCGGCTTCGCCCTCGACCTCGCCCAGTACGCCGAGTTCATCCGCACCCGGGGCACGCGGGTCGCGGTCATCTGCAACCCGAACAACCCCGACGGCGGCTTCCTGCACAAGCACGCACTGGTGCAGTTCATGGACGCCATGGCGGACCTGGACCTGATCGTCATCGACGAGTCGTTCCTGGAGTTCGCCGACGCCGAGCAGGAGCCGAGCGTCGTCCAGGAGGCCATGCTCCGCCCGAACGTCGTCGTGCTGCGCAGCCTCGGCAAGAACTTCGGCCTGCACGGCATCCGCTTCGGCTATCTGGTGGCGAACCCCTCGCTGGCCGGGCGGGTCCGCTCGATGCTGCCCAAGTGGAACCTCAACTCCTTCGCCGAGCACGTGGTGTTCATGCTGAAGGACCACGGCCCCGAGTACGCGCAGAGCCTGATGCAGGTGCGCCGGGACCGTCTGGAGATGGCCAGCCAGCTCTCCGCGCTGCCCGGCCTCACCGTCTACCCCTCGCAGGGGAACTTCCTCTTCGTGCGTCTGCCCGTCGGCGCGGAGGGGACCGTGGTCCGCGACCGGCTGCTCACCGAGCACCGGATCCTGGTCCGCGAGTGCGGCAACAAGATCGGCTCCTCCAGCCGCTTCCTGCGGCTCGTGGTGCGCCCCCAGGTCGACGTGCGTCGCCTGGTGTCCGGCCTGGAACAGGTGCTCTACGGGACCAGGAGGGGAGCCGCCGTGCCCGAGCTGAGCACCGGGACCAGCTACAGCTCGGGCACGGCGGCCGTGGACCGGCTGGTGGAGGCCACCAACGGGGCCGGTCTCGACCTCGCCTCCCAGGCCGTCGCCATGGCGGCCGCCCAGGCGCAGGCCCAGGCCGCGGCCCCCGCGCCGGTCGCCATGCCGGCGCCGTCCGACGGTGCCGGGATGCCGCTGCCCGCCGCGGCGCAGGTCTTCCCGCAGTCCATGCCGGCACCGGCCCCGGCGCCGATCCCCGCCCCGGCCCCCGCCCCGATGCCGATGGCCCCGGCGGCGGCGATGACCCCGGCGGCCATGGCGCCCGCGATGGCACCGGCCATGAGCCCGGCCGCGATGACCCCGGCGATGGCTCCCATGCCGCCCGCCCCCGCGCCCGCTCCGGCACCCGGCCCCACGCCGCCCGGTGTCCCGGCCCGCGGCGGCCTCACCGCCGCCCAGGTCCGCGGCACCAACGGCCTCGCCCCGGCGGCGGCCACCGGCTGGCCCAACGCCCAGAGCTGGCCGAACGCGGCGGGCATGGGCCAGACCGGCTGAGCGAGCCCTACTGGCGTCGGCTGCCGAGGATGCAGAACTCGTTGCCCTCGGGATCGGCCAGGACGACCCACGACTGGTCGCCCTGGCCGATGTCGACGCGCCGAGCCCCGTGCGCCAGCAGCCGCGCCACCTCGGCCTCCTGGTCGTCGGGCCGGAAGTCGAGGTGCAGTCGGCTCTTGGACTTCTTGACCTCGTCGATCCGGACGAAGTCGAGGCCCGGCGTACGGTCCGCCGCCGGGCGGATCTCGAACTCGTCGTCGGAGGTGTACACGACGACCCAGCCGAGCGCCTCCGCCCACCACTGCCCCAGCGCCGCCGGGTCCGTCGAGTGGACGATCACCTGTTCCCATTCCAAGGT encodes:
- a CDS encoding aldose epimerase family protein — encoded protein: MELNRRTVIAGAAAGLAATTLGSTAEAATGRTPSRRLFGTLADGTKVHVWSLANGGTRLKVLSWGGVVQSLEIPDRHGRYRNVSLGFGTIEEYVAKTPYFGALIGRYGNRIGGGRFTLDGTSYQVNVNDGVNSLHGGAQGFDKRVWDVEPFVKGSDVGLYLYYTSVDGEMGYPGTLKVKVTYTLTRHGDWRIDYAATTTKTTVVNLTSHVYWNLAGEGSGSIHDHELSVAAARYTPVDSGLIPTGELAKVAGTPFDFRRAKAVGRDIRTAHPQLLYGKGFDHNWVLDKGITAQPVPVATLRDPSSGRALGIATTEPGLQFYSGNFLDGTLVGPGGHVYRQGDGLCLETQHFPDSPNKPSFPSTTLRPGQTYRTTTVHTFSTRG
- a CDS encoding pyridoxal phosphate-dependent aminotransferase, giving the protein MADNVTSLFRSTAAHSPSMAALTREGGEGTGPVDFCIPCNPYFPTPAMFDEMSVRFRDIITYYPSSADTITSELCNLLQLPPQAVAMGNGSTELITWIDHLLVRESLAVPVPTFGRWTDQPMETGKRVDMFPLQESSGFALDLAQYAEFIRTRGTRVAVICNPNNPDGGFLHKHALVQFMDAMADLDLIVIDESFLEFADAEQEPSVVQEAMLRPNVVVLRSLGKNFGLHGIRFGYLVANPSLAGRVRSMLPKWNLNSFAEHVVFMLKDHGPEYAQSLMQVRRDRLEMASQLSALPGLTVYPSQGNFLFVRLPVGAEGTVVRDRLLTEHRILVRECGNKIGSSSRFLRLVVRPQVDVRRLVSGLEQVLYGTRRGAAVPELSTGTSYSSGTAAVDRLVEATNGAGLDLASQAVAMAAAQAQAQAAAPAPVAMPAPSDGAGMPLPAAAQVFPQSMPAPAPAPIPAPAPAPMPMAPAAAMTPAAMAPAMAPAMSPAAMTPAMAPMPPAPAPAPAPGPTPPGVPARGGLTAAQVRGTNGLAPAAATGWPNAQSWPNAAGMGQTG
- a CDS encoding VOC family protein gives rise to the protein MTLEWEQVIVHSTDPAALGQWWAEALGWVVVYTSDDEFEIRPAADRTPGLDFVRIDEVKKSKSRLHLDFRPDDQEAEVARLLAHGARRVDIGQGDQSWVVLADPEGNEFCILGSRRQ